The following proteins come from a genomic window of Gemmatimonadota bacterium:
- a CDS encoding phytanoyl-CoA dioxygenase family protein, translated as MDPSCLAYCLTDEERRLFDEQGFFIVENVLPGDMVEALDRIAERIDVERRPNMGGSPYSIKNHFDIIGQDDLLLELLDWPKTFPKVWGILGWHIQLYHSHLIVSPPSPADQKPKKRRLGWHQDSGRLNIDLETTPRPRVSLKVAFFLSDCTATDRGNFHAIPGSHRLEAIEFPDEADQDPEGAIPIRAAAGDAVFFDRRLWHASGINYSDITRKVLFYGYSYRWLRPRDNMTVDHYMDRSDPIRRQLLGAGPSGGHGYTSPLPEDIPLREWIGRHAGPESVIS; from the coding sequence TTGGACCCTTCCTGTCTTGCCTACTGCCTGACGGACGAAGAGCGGCGCCTCTTCGATGAACAGGGTTTTTTCATCGTGGAGAACGTGCTGCCTGGCGATATGGTGGAAGCGCTGGACCGGATCGCGGAACGCATCGATGTTGAACGCCGTCCCAACATGGGAGGCAGCCCCTACAGTATCAAGAATCATTTCGACATCATCGGACAGGACGATCTGCTGCTGGAACTGCTCGACTGGCCGAAGACCTTCCCCAAGGTCTGGGGCATTCTCGGCTGGCACATCCAGCTGTACCATTCACATTTGATCGTGTCGCCGCCGTCGCCGGCGGATCAGAAGCCCAAAAAGCGGCGTCTGGGCTGGCATCAGGACAGCGGCAGGCTCAATATCGATCTGGAGACCACGCCCCGACCGCGGGTGTCGCTGAAAGTGGCCTTCTTCCTGAGCGACTGCACGGCGACCGACCGGGGCAACTTCCACGCCATTCCGGGCAGCCACCGTCTCGAAGCGATTGAGTTTCCAGATGAGGCCGATCAGGATCCGGAAGGTGCCATTCCCATACGGGCGGCGGCCGGCGACGCCGTGTTTTTCGATCGCCGTCTCTGGCACGCATCCGGGATCAACTACTCCGATATCACCCGCAAGGTGTTGTTCTACGGCTACAGTTACCGCTGGCTGCGTCCCCGGGACAACATGACCGTGGATCACTACATGGACCGCAGCGACCCCATCCGCAGGCAGCTCCTGGGCGCAGGACCTTCGGGCGGTCATGGCTATACCTCGCCCCTGCCCGAAGACATACCCTTGCGGGAATGGATCGGCCGACACGCGGGTCCGGAATCTGTAATTAGCTGA
- a CDS encoding LptF/LptG family permease — MSLITRYVLRLFITAIAVSLIAFVSIFFVVDLIEQLDRFLDRDVAPVYIALYYVYYTPYIFVLTIPVSLLLASLYTFGQLTRLGELTAMKASGLSVYRLLRPLLLVSAVASGGLFWAGEWLVPHTSMKRAEIQSEHVDLRGGVGQHIRNDVYFRGEGGRQFYIRVFDGLDAEGTGVFVTEFQDSLVSSVLEAESAVWQDGRWLLSNGVERRFQAGGGLSEYNTFVEREPDGWSVTPEDFMRGQKRPEEMSYGELDQFIQNVRRGGGDVQGYLVDLNLKIAFPSAGLIIVLLGGALATHLRRGGVAVGFALSIGICFIYWGLLRFTQAFGHAGLLDPMSAAWGANALFGLLALVLLVRAPK; from the coding sequence ATGTCCCTGATCACCCGGTACGTGCTACGCTTGTTCATCACCGCTATCGCCGTCAGCCTGATCGCCTTCGTCAGCATCTTCTTCGTGGTCGATCTCATTGAGCAGCTGGACCGGTTCCTGGACCGTGATGTGGCCCCGGTATACATCGCGCTCTACTACGTCTACTACACGCCCTATATCTTCGTACTCACGATTCCCGTCAGCCTGCTGCTCGCCAGCCTGTATACCTTCGGCCAACTGACCAGGCTGGGCGAACTGACCGCCATGAAGGCATCGGGGCTCAGTGTGTACCGGTTGCTGAGGCCCCTGCTCCTGGTCAGCGCGGTGGCAAGCGGTGGCCTGTTCTGGGCCGGTGAATGGCTCGTTCCCCATACGAGCATGAAACGGGCGGAAATCCAGTCGGAGCACGTGGACCTGCGGGGCGGCGTGGGGCAGCACATACGAAACGACGTGTATTTCAGGGGAGAGGGAGGGCGCCAGTTCTATATCCGCGTATTCGACGGTCTCGACGCGGAGGGCACGGGGGTTTTCGTCACCGAATTCCAGGACAGCCTCGTCTCCAGCGTGCTCGAGGCGGAAAGCGCCGTCTGGCAGGACGGGCGCTGGCTGCTTTCAAACGGGGTGGAACGACGGTTCCAGGCGGGAGGCGGACTGTCCGAATACAATACCTTCGTCGAACGGGAACCGGACGGATGGTCCGTAACGCCGGAGGATTTCATGCGGGGGCAGAAACGTCCCGAGGAGATGAGCTACGGAGAACTCGACCAGTTTATTCAGAATGTCCGGCGCGGAGGCGGAGACGTGCAGGGCTACCTGGTAGACCTCAACCTGAAGATCGCCTTCCCCAGCGCGGGCCTGATTATCGTGCTTCTGGGCGGCGCGCTGGCCACTCACCTGAGACGGGGCGGTGTCGCGGTGGGATTTGCCCTGAGTATCGGTATCTGTTTCATCTACTGGGGGCTGCTCCGCTTTACCCAGGCCTTCGGACACGCCGGATTGCTTGACCCCATGTCGGCGGCCTGGGGCGCCAACGCGCTCTTCGGCCTCCTGGCCCTGGTACTGCTGGTCAGAGCGCCCAAATAA
- a CDS encoding glutamate mutase L, producing the protein MSLPPETSVILATDCGSTTTKAILIKRRADAYRLVVRGEAPTTVEAPFEDVTRGVLNAVREVEEQSGREILDGERIVSPAEGDRGVDLYVSTSSAGGGLQMMVAGVVKSMTAESAERAALGAGAIVMETLASNDGRLPHERIERIRQLRPDMILLSGGVDGGTKSHVVEMAELIAAADPRPRLGSGYDLPVIYAGNADAREDVGRILAERTELSRVDNLRPVLEAENLGPAREQIHTLFMEHVMAQAPGYSDLMAWTHVPIMPTPGAVGRMVRVVAERSGIDVLGVDIGGATTDVFSVFGGAFNRTVSANLGMSYSISNVLTEAGLDNIARWLPFEMTDADLKDRMGNKMIRPTSIPQTLEELIIEQAVAREALRLAFEQHRNFAVELKGVQQLRTISDTFDQQTGGRTLVDLMNLDLVIGSGGVLSHAPSRAQAALMMVDAFQPEGITNLAVDSIFMMPHLGVLSTVHETAALEVFDRDCLVHLGPCVAPVGTGARGTPCATVRARTDDGEWTHEAAVGELAAIPAGEAEEVALEVVPVRSFDAGAGRGVTVARTVRNGPLGVIVDTRGRPLHWPADAAERVERLQRDCRALDLYPEPD; encoded by the coding sequence ATGTCCCTTCCACCAGAAACCAGCGTCATCCTGGCCACGGACTGCGGCAGCACCACCACCAAGGCCATCCTGATCAAGCGACGCGCCGACGCCTACCGTCTCGTCGTTCGCGGTGAGGCGCCAACGACCGTGGAAGCGCCCTTCGAGGACGTCACGCGGGGCGTCCTCAACGCGGTGCGCGAGGTGGAGGAGCAGTCCGGCCGCGAGATCCTCGACGGAGAACGGATCGTGTCGCCCGCCGAGGGTGACCGCGGGGTGGACCTCTACGTCTCGACGAGCAGCGCCGGCGGAGGGCTCCAGATGATGGTGGCCGGCGTGGTCAAGAGCATGACCGCCGAGAGTGCCGAACGGGCGGCCCTGGGCGCGGGCGCCATCGTCATGGAAACCCTGGCGTCAAACGACGGGCGCCTGCCCCACGAGCGCATCGAACGCATACGTCAGCTCCGGCCGGACATGATCCTGCTGTCCGGCGGCGTGGACGGCGGCACGAAGTCCCACGTGGTCGAGATGGCCGAACTGATCGCCGCGGCGGACCCGAGACCCCGGCTGGGCAGCGGCTACGATCTGCCGGTCATCTACGCCGGGAACGCCGACGCCCGCGAAGACGTCGGACGAATTCTGGCCGAACGGACGGAACTCAGCCGGGTGGATAACCTGCGGCCCGTGCTCGAAGCGGAGAACCTGGGCCCCGCCCGGGAACAGATCCACACCCTGTTCATGGAACACGTGATGGCCCAGGCGCCCGGGTACAGCGACCTGATGGCGTGGACCCACGTGCCGATCATGCCTACACCCGGCGCCGTGGGACGGATGGTTCGGGTCGTCGCGGAACGAAGTGGCATCGACGTGCTGGGTGTGGATATCGGCGGTGCGACCACCGACGTGTTTTCGGTCTTCGGCGGCGCGTTCAACCGGACCGTCAGCGCCAATCTCGGCATGAGCTACAGTATTTCCAACGTGCTGACGGAGGCGGGGCTGGATAACATCGCCCGGTGGCTGCCCTTTGAAATGACCGACGCCGACCTGAAAGACCGCATGGGCAACAAGATGATCCGGCCCACCAGCATCCCCCAGACCCTGGAGGAGCTGATCATCGAGCAGGCCGTGGCCCGCGAGGCCCTGCGGCTGGCCTTCGAGCAGCACCGGAACTTCGCCGTCGAGTTGAAGGGCGTGCAACAGCTTCGAACCATATCGGACACCTTCGACCAGCAGACGGGCGGCCGGACCCTGGTCGATCTGATGAACCTGGACCTGGTCATCGGCAGCGGGGGCGTGCTCTCCCACGCACCGAGCCGGGCGCAGGCCGCGCTGATGATGGTGGACGCCTTCCAGCCCGAGGGCATCACGAACCTGGCGGTGGACAGCATCTTCATGATGCCCCACCTGGGCGTGCTGTCGACCGTGCATGAAACCGCGGCACTGGAGGTTTTCGACCGGGATTGCCTTGTCCATCTCGGTCCGTGCGTGGCGCCCGTGGGTACCGGAGCGCGCGGCACCCCGTGCGCGACCGTCAGGGCGAGGACGGACGACGGGGAATGGACGCACGAGGCGGCCGTGGGCGAACTGGCCGCGATTCCGGCCGGGGAGGCGGAGGAGGTCGCCCTGGAGGTCGTGCCCGTCCGTAGTTTCGACGCCGGCGCCGGACGGGGCGTGACGGTCGCCCGTACCGTGCGGAACGGTCCCCTGGGCGTGATCGTCGACACCCGCGGCAGACCGCTTCATTGGCCGGCGGACGCGGCCGAACGGGTGGAAAGGCTGCAAAGGGATTGCCGCGCACTCGACCTCTATCCGGAGCCAGACTGA
- a CDS encoding winged helix-turn-helix domain-containing protein → MTVRLSGNGLPRISILFARQEPVEPLIRWLSGAGYALTELHYTVVEDLHARIPDSDLLLIQTDRPRSVLPFVMDELRSRGFRHAPAVMVLTGADVIGDLDVTRGIDDFICAPYNVREFDLRIKNVLWRRHSVQIQDMIAWGDLLINLGNYEVTIRGKAIDLTLKEYELLKHLARHRGRVFTRDELLTAVWGYDYFSGTRTVDVHVRRLRMKIERHGVHIITTVRGVGYKFGD, encoded by the coding sequence ATGACCGTTAGACTTAGCGGCAACGGGCTTCCCCGAATTTCGATCCTTTTTGCCCGCCAGGAACCCGTCGAACCGCTGATCAGGTGGTTGAGCGGCGCAGGTTACGCCTTAACGGAACTGCATTACACCGTTGTTGAAGACCTCCACGCTCGCATACCCGATTCGGACCTCTTGCTCATCCAGACGGACCGGCCCCGGTCGGTCCTTCCCTTCGTGATGGACGAACTGCGGTCGCGCGGGTTCCGGCACGCCCCCGCGGTCATGGTCCTGACCGGCGCTGACGTTATCGGCGACCTCGACGTCACCCGGGGAATCGACGATTTCATCTGCGCGCCATACAACGTCCGCGAGTTCGATCTTCGCATCAAGAACGTCCTCTGGCGGCGCCACAGCGTGCAGATCCAGGATATGATCGCCTGGGGCGACCTGCTGATCAACCTGGGCAACTACGAAGTCACCATCCGGGGCAAGGCGATCGATCTGACCCTCAAAGAGTACGAGTTGCTCAAGCACCTGGCCCGGCACAGGGGACGGGTGTTTACGCGGGACGAGCTGCTGACCGCCGTCTGGGGATACGATTATTTCAGCGGTACGAGGACGGTGGACGTACACGTTAGACGGCTGCGCATGAAGATCGAACGCCACGGCGTACATATCATTACGACCGTCCGGGGCGTCGGCTACAAGTTCGGAGATTGA
- a CDS encoding sugar phosphate nucleotidyltransferase, translating to MKAIIPVAGSGSRLHPVTLETPKALVPVAGKPVLEYLLDQVTAMGIRDVVLVISPSGDAIRRYVDRRDDLEARYVLQQEPLGIGHAVHLCADLVDDEPLLVLLGDVIYLSDFAFLADEPPGNAIGVKRVAGDLSRYGLVEVEDRRITRLVEKPDHPVSNLAIAGIYGFSNPRPLMEGLETLVRSGRRTRNEYQLTDALQWMVEQGEHLVPFEVDDLYDCGTPERLLEANRRLLDLNGGRCDIPGSVIIPPVDIADDARVHRSVIGPHVAISSRASVARSVVRDATIGSHARIENCDLRGAIVTPHAVLADTVRRVPIGLGNLGGPVDLGGLGGPDGPHSPEGTNCEVFV from the coding sequence ATGAAAGCCATCATTCCCGTCGCCGGCAGCGGCAGCCGATTGCACCCCGTCACGCTTGAGACTCCCAAGGCCTTGGTCCCCGTCGCCGGCAAGCCGGTGCTGGAATACCTGCTCGACCAGGTAACCGCCATGGGCATCCGCGACGTTGTGTTGGTAATCTCGCCGTCGGGTGACGCCATCCGCCGGTACGTCGACCGGCGGGATGACCTCGAAGCCCGGTACGTCTTGCAACAAGAGCCGCTCGGGATCGGACACGCCGTGCACCTGTGCGCGGACCTCGTGGATGACGAGCCGCTCCTGGTCCTGCTGGGTGACGTCATCTATCTGTCTGATTTTGCTTTCCTCGCCGACGAACCGCCCGGTAACGCCATCGGCGTCAAGCGGGTCGCCGGTGACCTTAGCCGGTACGGACTGGTCGAGGTCGAGGACAGGCGGATCACCCGGCTGGTGGAGAAACCCGACCACCCCGTTTCGAATCTCGCGATCGCCGGGATCTACGGTTTCTCCAATCCCCGGCCGCTCATGGAAGGACTGGAAACCCTGGTACGTTCCGGCCGAAGGACCCGGAACGAGTATCAGCTGACGGACGCGCTGCAATGGATGGTGGAACAGGGCGAACACCTGGTCCCCTTTGAAGTCGACGACTTGTACGATTGCGGCACGCCGGAGCGTCTGCTGGAGGCCAACAGGCGGCTGCTCGACCTGAACGGAGGGCGTTGCGACATTCCCGGCAGCGTGATCATTCCACCGGTAGACATCGCGGACGACGCCCGGGTCCACCGGTCGGTCATCGGCCCCCACGTCGCCATCTCGTCCCGGGCTTCCGTCGCGCGTTCCGTCGTCCGCGACGCCACCATCGGATCCCACGCCCGTATTGAGAACTGCGACCTCCGGGGTGCCATCGTTACCCCCCACGCCGTCCTGGCCGACACGGTAAGGCGTGTTCCGATCGGCCTGGGCAACCTGGGCGGCCCGGTCGACCTGGGAGGTCTGGGCGGCCCCGACGGCCCACACAGTCCGGAAGGCACAAACTGCGAAGTTTTCGTCTGA
- a CDS encoding LptF/LptG family permease: protein MILPVHLYRYVFKAHVGPFLFSFVIITFILVMDIIFQIADLIIGKNLDLFIVLEVFFLNLAWIVAVSIPMSVLVASLMAFGRLSADNEVTALKAGGVSFFQMVSPVLVAGLLLGSGHLFFMDVILPESNYRARSLMNDIHRARPTLLFTGGIFMKDIPGYSILIDRVNPRNNEISGITIYETENMRYPRLMTAKTGEFHVNETGSRLDLMLYDGELLQQDESSGRYLKEIFERQRFTIRTEPAGVQRSEAGIRSDRELNIAMMRARIDEWQTEIDAALAIMAPGPVSPEAKADSLEAARDRAERTVSLRQRQKNSYIVEIHKKYAISAACFVFVLIGAPLGVRIRRGSIGVSVGVSLCFFLLYWACLLGGEELADRDLIDPVWAMWAANIVIGVPGAVLVWVTGRDRI, encoded by the coding sequence ATGATCCTCCCGGTTCACCTCTACCGATACGTGTTCAAGGCGCACGTCGGTCCCTTTCTGTTTTCCTTCGTGATCATCACGTTCATCCTCGTGATGGACATCATATTCCAGATCGCCGACCTCATCATCGGCAAGAACCTCGACCTGTTCATCGTGCTCGAGGTGTTTTTCCTCAACCTGGCCTGGATTGTCGCCGTATCGATCCCCATGTCCGTGCTGGTCGCCAGCCTCATGGCATTCGGCCGGCTTTCGGCCGACAACGAGGTTACCGCCCTCAAGGCTGGCGGCGTCAGTTTCTTCCAGATGGTCTCGCCGGTCCTGGTAGCGGGACTCCTCCTGGGGAGCGGCCACCTGTTCTTCATGGACGTCATTCTGCCCGAATCCAACTACCGGGCGCGCTCGCTCATGAACGACATCCACCGTGCGCGTCCCACGTTGCTTTTCACCGGGGGCATATTCATGAAGGACATACCGGGATACAGCATCCTGATCGACCGGGTCAATCCAAGAAACAACGAAATCTCCGGTATCACCATCTACGAGACAGAGAACATGCGCTATCCGCGCCTCATGACGGCAAAGACCGGAGAATTCCACGTCAACGAGACGGGCAGCCGGCTCGATCTCATGCTGTACGACGGAGAACTGCTTCAGCAGGACGAATCTTCGGGACGCTATCTAAAAGAGATCTTCGAGCGGCAGCGGTTCACGATCCGCACCGAGCCGGCCGGCGTCCAGCGGTCGGAGGCGGGAATCCGGAGCGACCGCGAGCTGAACATCGCGATGATGCGCGCCAGAATCGATGAATGGCAGACGGAGATCGACGCTGCACTGGCGATCATGGCACCCGGACCGGTTTCCCCGGAGGCGAAGGCGGATTCCCTCGAGGCAGCGAGGGACCGGGCGGAGCGGACGGTCTCGCTGAGGCAGCGGCAGAAGAACAGCTACATCGTGGAGATCCACAAGAAGTACGCCATTTCAGCGGCCTGTTTCGTCTTCGTGTTGATCGGCGCACCGCTGGGGGTTCGCATACGCCGCGGCAGCATCGGCGTCAGCGTGGGCGTCAGCCTGTGCTTCTTCCTGCTGTACTGGGCCTGCCTGCTCGGCGGTGAGGAATTGGCGGACCGCGACCTGATCGACCCCGTCTGGGCGATGTGGGCGGCAAACATCGTCATCGGCGTTCCCGGCGCCGTCCTGGTCTGGGTCACCGGCAGGGACCGCATCTGA
- a CDS encoding single-stranded DNA-binding protein, with protein MASLNKVILIGNLGADPEMRYTPAGRAVVNFRMATTRQWNTQDGERREETEWHRIVAFSKLAEICGQYLKKGAPVYVEGRLQTRSWEDQNGMKRYMTEIVANEMQMLSARQQNELASDASGGVGSTATEAPPPSPEADSDDDLPF; from the coding sequence ATGGCCAGCTTGAATAAAGTCATTCTGATCGGTAATCTCGGCGCGGATCCCGAGATGAGGTACACGCCTGCCGGCCGGGCCGTGGTCAATTTCCGCATGGCCACGACGCGCCAGTGGAACACGCAGGACGGAGAACGGCGGGAAGAAACGGAATGGCACCGGATCGTGGCCTTTTCGAAACTGGCGGAGATCTGTGGCCAGTACCTCAAGAAAGGCGCACCGGTGTATGTCGAAGGACGGCTGCAGACCCGTTCCTGGGAAGATCAGAACGGGATGAAACGGTACATGACCGAGATCGTGGCAAACGAGATGCAGATGCTGAGTGCCCGCCAGCAGAATGAGCTCGCATCGGACGCGTCCGGAGGAGTCGGGAGTACGGCGACGGAAGCGCCGCCTCCTTCGCCCGAGGCCGATTCCGACGACGATCTTCCGTTCTGA
- a CDS encoding sulfatase-like hydrolase/transferase, producing the protein MTEKKRVRLHSPSRPNILWISFEDTGPYYGCYGDPVARTPNVDRFAAQGCRWTNCFSTSGVCAPARSAIITGMYATSIGTHHMRTTHADPAVPELPTPYSAVPPHFVKCFTEYLRAAGYYCTNNFKTDYQFEPPLTAWDDLGKDAHWRNRPDPEQPFFAVFNLMRSHESGMWPEKCPSPAFDPNAIEPPPHLPDTPVVREALARMYTHIAHNDREFGTLLDQLDEDGLAGNTYVFNWSDHGPLPRGKRWPYDAGIHVPLIARGPDLEGGRVCEDLVSTIDLGPTMLSLASVEIPHHIQGRAFLGRQARPPREFVFASRDRHDVSYDMVRAVRDGRYKYIRNYRPDLPYLSWIPYRNRHPIMQEIWRLRLEGGLDEAQSALFRYPRPVEEFYDTAADPHEVRNLADDPRIRTDLERMRTALDAWLEETGDMGRVPESEMVRNWYPEGRQPETAPVVCVPICADSPGIEPALEGGSYEGPILLQLHCATQGASIAYTLQTGDDPHWLLYTGPLRLDAGEYQIKARAIRIGYGESPEIRAKFVVRES; encoded by the coding sequence ATGACCGAAAAGAAGAGAGTGCGCTTGCATTCCCCGTCCAGACCAAACATCCTGTGGATCTCCTTCGAGGACACCGGCCCCTATTACGGTTGCTACGGCGACCCGGTGGCCCGCACACCGAACGTGGACCGCTTCGCTGCGCAGGGATGCCGGTGGACGAACTGTTTCTCCACGTCCGGCGTGTGCGCACCGGCCCGCTCCGCGATCATTACCGGGATGTACGCCACCTCCATCGGCACGCACCACATGCGGACCACCCACGCCGATCCCGCTGTACCTGAGTTACCCACGCCCTATTCCGCGGTTCCGCCCCACTTCGTCAAGTGCTTCACCGAATACCTGCGGGCGGCGGGATACTACTGTACGAACAACTTCAAAACCGACTACCAGTTCGAACCGCCGCTGACGGCGTGGGACGACCTGGGAAAGGATGCCCACTGGCGCAACCGGCCCGATCCGGAACAACCTTTCTTCGCGGTCTTCAACCTCATGCGCAGCCACGAGAGCGGGATGTGGCCGGAAAAGTGTCCTTCGCCAGCGTTCGATCCCAATGCCATCGAGCCGCCGCCCCACCTGCCCGACACGCCGGTGGTGCGGGAGGCCCTTGCCCGCATGTACACCCATATAGCCCACAACGACCGGGAATTCGGCACGCTCCTGGACCAGCTGGACGAAGATGGCCTTGCCGGGAATACGTACGTCTTCAACTGGAGCGACCATGGTCCCTTGCCCCGGGGCAAGCGCTGGCCCTATGACGCGGGTATTCATGTTCCGCTCATCGCGAGGGGGCCGGACCTGGAAGGCGGGCGGGTATGCGAAGACCTGGTCAGCACGATCGACCTGGGACCCACGATGCTTTCCCTGGCCAGCGTCGAAATCCCGCACCATATCCAGGGCCGCGCCTTTCTCGGGAGACAGGCTCGACCGCCGCGCGAGTTCGTCTTCGCCAGCCGGGACCGCCACGACGTATCCTACGACATGGTACGGGCCGTTCGGGACGGTCGGTACAAGTACATTCGCAATTACCGGCCGGACCTGCCTTACCTTTCCTGGATCCCCTATCGAAACCGCCATCCGATCATGCAGGAAATCTGGCGGCTGCGCCTGGAGGGCGGCCTTGACGAGGCGCAGTCGGCCCTGTTCCGGTACCCAAGGCCCGTCGAGGAGTTTTACGACACGGCGGCCGATCCCCATGAAGTACGCAACCTGGCCGACGATCCCCGGATCCGTACCGACCTGGAGCGGATGCGAACGGCGCTCGACGCCTGGCTCGAAGAGACCGGGGACATGGGCCGGGTCCCTGAAAGCGAGATGGTCCGGAACTGGTATCCGGAGGGCCGTCAGCCCGAGACCGCCCCCGTGGTCTGCGTGCCCATATGCGCTGACAGTCCCGGGATCGAGCCGGCCCTGGAGGGCGGCTCGTATGAAGGGCCGATACTGCTGCAGCTTCACTGCGCCACGCAAGGCGCATCCATCGCTTACACGCTTCAGACGGGAGATGACCCCCACTGGTTGTTGTATACCGGACCGCTGCGCCTTGATGCCGGCGAGTATCAGATAAAGGCGCGGGCGATCCGGATTGGATACGGGGAAAGTCCGGAGATCAGGGCGAAATTCGTGGTTCGGGAATCGTGA
- the metK gene encoding methionine adenosyltransferase has protein sequence MTPGYLFTSESVTEGHPDKVADQISDAVLDAVIEQDPYARVACETFVTTGLVVVGGEITTDGHVDAQSVARETVKSIGYTDSGFGLDWESCGVVVSLDQQSADIAMGVDRQGAGDQGMMFGYATNETPEMMPLPITLAHRLTRNLAAIRKNGAAPYLRPDGKSQVTVEYVDGQPRRIDTVVIAAQHDPDVSNERIREDIVNEVIAPALPEALIDPGRIKYHVNATGRFVTGGPQGDAGLTGRKIIVDTYGGYCRHGGGAYSGKDPTKVDRSASYAARYVAKNVVAAGLAEKCEIQLAYVIGVAEPVSVNVNSFGTGAADDLEITRLIRKHFDLTPQGIIESLDLRRPIYRPTASYGHFGRNEAGFTWENCDKAEELRNHA, from the coding sequence ATGACACCTGGTTACCTCTTCACTTCCGAATCCGTTACCGAAGGCCATCCCGACAAGGTCGCCGACCAGATCTCCGACGCGGTGCTTGACGCCGTCATCGAACAGGATCCCTACGCCCGCGTGGCCTGTGAAACCTTCGTCACCACGGGCCTGGTGGTCGTTGGCGGGGAGATCACGACGGACGGCCACGTGGACGCGCAAAGCGTGGCCCGCGAGACCGTCAAATCCATCGGGTATACGGATTCCGGGTTCGGGCTGGACTGGGAGTCCTGCGGCGTGGTCGTATCCCTCGACCAGCAGTCGGCCGACATCGCCATGGGGGTGGACCGGCAGGGCGCGGGCGACCAGGGCATGATGTTCGGCTACGCGACCAACGAGACCCCCGAGATGATGCCCCTGCCCATCACCCTCGCCCACCGGCTGACCCGGAACCTCGCGGCGATCCGGAAGAATGGCGCGGCCCCGTACCTGCGTCCCGACGGCAAATCGCAGGTCACGGTGGAATACGTCGATGGCCAGCCCCGCCGGATCGACACGGTGGTCATCGCCGCCCAGCACGACCCGGACGTCTCCAACGAGCGGATCAGGGAGGACATCGTCAACGAAGTGATTGCCCCCGCGTTGCCGGAAGCGTTGATCGACCCGGGCCGGATCAAGTACCATGTCAACGCGACAGGTCGGTTCGTCACCGGCGGCCCCCAGGGAGACGCCGGCCTGACGGGCCGGAAGATCATCGTGGACACCTACGGCGGTTACTGCCGCCACGGGGGCGGGGCCTATTCGGGCAAAGACCCGACCAAGGTGGACCGCTCAGCTTCCTACGCGGCCCGTTACGTGGCCAAGAACGTCGTCGCGGCCGGACTGGCCGAGAAATGCGAGATCCAGCTGGCCTACGTCATTGGCGTAGCGGAACCGGTTTCCGTCAACGTCAATTCCTTCGGTACCGGCGCGGCCGATGACCTGGAGATCACGCGTCTGATCCGCAAGCACTTCGACCTGACGCCCCAGGGCATCATCGAAAGCCTCGACCTGCGCCGGCCGATCTACCGCCCCACGGCGTCGTACGGTCACTTTGGCCGCAACGAGGCGGGATTTACCTGGGAGAACTGCGACAAGGCGGAGGAACTCAGGAACCACGCCTGA